The following are encoded in a window of Castanea sativa cultivar Marrone di Chiusa Pesio chromosome 5, ASM4071231v1 genomic DNA:
- the LOC142636389 gene encoding serine/threonine-protein kinase 12 has product METKAAVRFTLGKQSSMAPERHDSSAAAVEETDDVERPIDPEVRLMYSANEGDLDGIRELLDSGVNVNFKDSDGRTALHVAACNGLADVVSLLLDRGSELDPSDCWGSTPLADAIYYKKHDVIKLLEKRGAKPLMAPMHVRHAREVPEYEIDPKEIDFTDSVEITKGTFHLALWRGIQVAVKRLEEELISDDEKVKSFRDELALLQKIRHPNVVQFLGAVTQSSPMMIVTEYLPKGDLRAFLKKKGALKPTTAVRFALDIARGMNYLHENKPPIIHRDLEPSNILRDDSGHLKVADFGVSKLMTVKEDRPLTCQETSCRYIAPEVYTNEEYDTKVDVFSFALILQEMIEGCPPFSAKQENEVPKVYVAKERPPFNSPAKYYAHGLKELIEECWSEKPARRPTFRQVITRLDSIHNSLAHKRRWKVRPLRCFQNLEAMLKKDHSKGRSRSRSSRSTAESI; this is encoded by the exons ATGGAAACGAAAGCGGCGGTGAGATTCACATTGGGGAAGCAGTCGTCGATGGCACCGGAGAGGCACGACTCCTCGGCGGCGGCGGTGGAGGAGACTGATGACGTGGAGAGACCAATCGATCCAGAAGTGAGGCTGATGTACTCGGCGAACGAAGGCGACCTGGACGGGATCAGAGAGCTATTGGATTCCGGCGTCAACGTCAACTTCAAGGACAGCGACGGCCGCACGGCTCTCCACGTGGCAGCCTGCAATGGACTCGCCGACGTCGTTTCGCTCTTGCTTGACCGTGGCTCTGAACTCGATCCCAGTGATTGCTGGGGCAGCACA CCTCTTGCAGATGCTATATATTACAAAAAGCACGATGTGATTAAGCTCTTGGAGAAGCGTGGTGCTAAGCCACTC ATGGCACCAATGCACGTTAGACATGCCCGTGAAGTTCCCGAATACGAAATCGATCCCAAGGAAATTGATTTTACCGATAGTGTCGAAATTACCAAg gGAACCTTCCATTTAGCATTGTGGCGTGGCATACAGGTTGCTGTCAAAAGGCTTGAAGAGGAACTGATTAGTGATGACGAAAAAGT GAAGTCGTTCAGGGATGAGCTTGCATTGCTTCAAAAGATACGACATCCAAATGTAGTGCAATTTCTGGGTGCTGTCACTCAAAGTAGTCCTATGATGATTGTGACGGAATATCTgcccaag GGAGATCTTCGAGCATTCTTGAAGAAAAAAGGGGCTTTAAAGCCAACAACAGCCGTGAGATTTGCACTTGATATTGCAag GGGAATGAATTATTTGCATGAGAATAAGCCACCAATAATTCACCGTGATCTTGAGCCTTC AAATATATTGCGGGATGATTCTGGGCACCTCAAAGTTGCTGACTTTGGAGTTAGCAAGTTGATGACAGTTAAAGAAGATAGGCCTCTTACTTGTCAAGAAACTTCTt GCCGATACATTGCTCCAGAGGTTTACACAAATGAAGAATACGATACCAAAGTGGATGTATTCtcatttgctttaattttgcaAGAG ATGATTGAAGGCTGTCCGCCTTTTTCTGCCAAACAAGAAAATGAAGTTCCTAAAGTATATGTTGCAAAAGAGCGTCCTCCTTTCAATTCTCCAGCAAAGTATTATGCACATGGACTTAAAGA GTTAATTGAGGAGTGCTGGAGTGAGAAGCCAGCTAGAAGACCAACATTTCGACAAGTCATAACAAGGCTGGATTCCATACACAACAGTCTTGCTCATAAAAGGCGTTGGAAG GTTAGACCGTTGAGATGCTTTCAAAACCTGGAGGCCATGTTAAAAAAAGATCATTCCAAAGGACGCAGCCGAAGCCGTTCATCTCGTTCTACTGCTGAGAGCATATGA